A window of Pseudomonas mucidolens contains these coding sequences:
- a CDS encoding arsenate reductase: protein MKKARTWLEEHSVNYEFHDYKTAGINREHLTQWCDEHGWQVVLNRAGTTFRKLEDERKADLDQSKAIELMLAQPSMIKRPVLDLGDRTLIGFKPDSYSAALK, encoded by the coding sequence ATGAAAAAGGCGCGCACCTGGCTCGAAGAGCATAGCGTCAACTATGAGTTTCATGACTACAAAACGGCCGGTATCAACCGCGAACACTTGACCCAATGGTGCGACGAGCACGGTTGGCAGGTGGTTTTGAACCGTGCGGGCACCACCTTTCGCAAACTCGAAGACGAACGCAAAGCCGATCTCGATCAGTCGAAAGCCATTGAATTGATGCTCGCACAACCCTCGATGATCAAGCGCCCAGTGCTTGATCTCGGTGACAGAACCCTGATTGGCTTCAAGCCAGATAGTTATTCGGCGGCCCTCAAGTAG
- the dapD gene encoding 2,3,4,5-tetrahydropyridine-2,6-dicarboxylate N-succinyltransferase gives MSNSLFSLGFGVGTQNRQGAWLEVFYAQPLLNPAPEIVAAIAPILGYSEGNQAITFTVTQALQMADALKGVDATQAALLSRLAESHTPLVATLLAEDAALTSTPEAYLKLHLLSHRLVKPHGLSLAGVFPQLPNVAWTSQGAIDIGELAERQLEARLRGDLLEVFSVDKFPKMTDYVVPAGVRIADAARLRLGAYVGEGTTVMHEGFVNFNAGTEGPGMIEGRVSAGVFVGKGSDLGGGCSTMGTLSGGGNIVIKVGEGCLIGANAGIGIPLGDRNTVESGLYVTAGTKVALLDEQNQLVKVVKARELAGQPDLLFRRNSETGAVECKTHKSAIELNAALHAHN, from the coding sequence ATGTCCAATTCCCTGTTCAGCCTGGGCTTCGGCGTCGGCACTCAGAACCGCCAAGGTGCTTGGCTGGAAGTGTTTTACGCGCAACCGCTGCTCAATCCGGCGCCTGAAATCGTTGCCGCCATCGCGCCGATCCTCGGTTACAGCGAAGGTAACCAGGCAATCACGTTTACCGTCACCCAGGCCCTGCAAATGGCTGACGCGCTCAAAGGCGTCGATGCCACGCAGGCCGCCCTGCTGAGCCGCCTGGCTGAAAGCCATACCCCGCTGGTCGCCACGCTGCTGGCCGAAGACGCCGCGCTGACCTCCACGCCCGAGGCCTACCTCAAACTGCACCTGCTGTCCCACCGCCTGGTCAAACCCCACGGCCTGAGCCTGGCCGGTGTGTTCCCGCAGTTGCCAAACGTGGCCTGGACCAGCCAGGGCGCGATCGACATCGGTGAACTGGCCGAACGCCAACTGGAAGCGCGTCTGCGTGGCGACCTGCTGGAAGTGTTCTCGGTGGATAAATTCCCGAAAATGACCGACTACGTCGTACCGGCCGGCGTGCGTATCGCTGATGCCGCACGCTTGCGACTGGGTGCCTACGTGGGCGAAGGCACTACCGTGATGCACGAAGGTTTCGTCAACTTCAACGCCGGTACCGAAGGCCCGGGCATGATCGAAGGTCGTGTATCGGCCGGTGTGTTCGTCGGCAAGGGTTCGGACCTCGGCGGCGGCTGCTCCACCATGGGTACCCTGTCGGGCGGCGGCAACATCGTGATCAAGGTCGGCGAAGGCTGCCTGATCGGTGCCAACGCCGGTATCGGCATTCCGCTGGGCGACCGCAACACCGTGGAATCGGGCCTGTACGTGACCGCAGGGACCAAAGTGGCGTTGCTCGATGAGCAGAACCAACTGGTCAAGGTGGTCAAGGCCCGTGAATTGGCGGGTCAACCGGACCTGCTGTTCCGCCGCAACTCCGAGACCGGTGCAGTGGAGTGCAAAACCCACAAATCGGCCATCGAACTGAACGCAGCGCTGCACGCTCACAACTAA
- a CDS encoding aminotransferase class V-fold PLP-dependent enzyme translates to MLVPSPWRADFPAIATLQRQDQTYLDNAATTQKPQALLDAISHYYANGAANVHRAQHLPGAHATQAFEDSRSKVAQWLNVGDSGHIIFTHGATSALNLLAYGLEHLFNPGDEIVISALEHHANLLPWQQLAKRRELKLVVLPLDPLGVIDLEVTARLIGPRTRVLAVSQLSNVLGVWQPLSPLLAMAKAHGALTVVDGAQGIVHGRHDIHALGCDFYVFSSHKLYGPDGVGVLYGSAESLHHVRHWQFGGEMVQQADYQSASFRPAPLGFEAGTPPIAGVIGLGATLDYLSSLDQATVDAHEAALHDYLLRGLQSRNGVRLLGSPQVALASFVVDGVHNADLAHLLTEQGIAVRAGHHCAMPLLKNLQLSGAIRVSLALYNDSDDLERFFEALDQALDMLR, encoded by the coding sequence ATGCTTGTGCCCTCTCCCTGGCGCGCCGACTTTCCGGCCATTGCCACCCTGCAGCGGCAGGACCAGACCTATCTGGATAACGCCGCGACCACGCAAAAACCTCAAGCCCTGCTGGACGCCATCAGCCATTACTACGCCAATGGCGCCGCCAACGTGCACCGTGCCCAGCATTTGCCGGGGGCTCATGCGACCCAGGCCTTTGAGGACAGTCGCAGCAAAGTGGCGCAGTGGCTCAACGTCGGTGACAGCGGGCACATCATCTTCACCCATGGCGCGACATCCGCGCTGAACCTCCTGGCCTACGGCCTCGAGCACTTATTCAACCCGGGCGACGAGATTGTCATCAGCGCCCTGGAACATCACGCCAACCTGCTGCCCTGGCAACAATTGGCCAAACGCCGCGAGCTTAAACTGGTGGTGCTGCCACTCGATCCCCTCGGTGTCATCGATCTTGAAGTCACTGCCCGACTGATCGGCCCACGCACTCGTGTGCTGGCCGTCAGCCAATTGTCCAACGTGCTCGGCGTCTGGCAGCCGCTGTCGCCCTTGCTCGCGATGGCCAAGGCCCACGGGGCCCTGACGGTGGTTGATGGCGCTCAAGGGATCGTTCATGGTCGGCATGATATACACGCGCTGGGCTGCGACTTTTATGTGTTCTCCAGCCATAAACTCTATGGCCCGGACGGCGTTGGCGTGCTGTATGGCAGCGCCGAATCCCTGCACCATGTGCGCCATTGGCAATTTGGCGGCGAGATGGTGCAACAGGCTGATTATCAAAGCGCCAGCTTTCGCCCGGCACCCTTGGGTTTCGAGGCCGGCACACCGCCGATTGCCGGAGTGATTGGCCTGGGCGCCACGCTGGATTACCTGAGTTCACTGGACCAGGCGACGGTAGACGCCCACGAAGCGGCGCTGCACGACTATCTGTTGCGGGGCTTGCAGTCACGCAACGGTGTGCGCCTGCTGGGTTCACCGCAAGTGGCGCTGGCCAGCTTCGTGGTGGACGGCGTGCACAACGCCGACCTCGCCCACCTGCTGACCGAGCAGGGTATTGCCGTACGCGCCGGCCATCACTGCGCGATGCCCTTGCTGAAAAACCTGCAGCTTTCGGGCGCGATCCGGGTTTCGCTGGCGCTGTACAACGACTCGGATGATCTGGAGCGGTTTTTTGAAGCGCTGGATCAGGCACTGGATATGCTGCGATGA